The Bos mutus isolate GX-2022 chromosome 7, NWIPB_WYAK_1.1, whole genome shotgun sequence genome window below encodes:
- the TRIM58 gene encoding E3 ubiquitin-protein ligase TRIM58, translating to MASGSPGERLCEEARCPVCLDFLQNPVSVDCGHSFCLRCISEFCEKSDSAQGGIYACPQCRGPFRLESFRPNRQLASLVDSVRQLGLGAEPSGARLCVRHGEELTRFCEEDQEVLCWVCDTTPEHRSHHTISLQEAARCYQIKLQVAQELVRKELEEASTQEANVGKKTVIWKEKVEMQRQRFRWEFEKYRGFLALEEQLQLRRLEEEERATLQKLRESKNRLVQQSRALKELAEELEERCQRPALGLLEGVGGALSRSKNVTRLEPESIVMELKTMCRIPGMREMLRKFQVDIKLDPATAHPSLLLTADLRSVQDGELWRDVPNNPERFDTWPCILGLQNFSSGRHYWEVMVGERAEWGLGVCQDTVSRKGEITPSPENGVWAMWLLKGSEYMVLASPSVPLLHLERPRCIGIFLDYEAGEISFYNITNGSFIYTFNHLFSGFLRPYFFICDTTPLILPPMTEVELENWTSRGHSDSASDIRDDSS from the exons ATGGCCTCGGGGTCCCCTGGGGAGCGGCTCTGCGAGGAGGCCCGGTGCCCAGTGTGCCTGGATTTCCTGCAGAATCCCGTCAGTGTGGACTGCGGCCACAGTTTCTGCCTCAGATGCATCTCCGAGTTCTGCGAGAAGTCCGACAGCGCACAGGGCGGCATCTATGCCTGTCCGCAGTGTCGGGGTCCCTTCAGGCTGGAAAGCTTCCGGCCCAACAGGCAGCTGGCCAGCTTGGTGGACAGCGTGCGGCAGCTGGGGCTGGGCGCGGAGCCTTCGGGGGCACGCTTGTGTGTGAGGCATGGCGAGGAGCTGACCCGTTTCTGCGAGGAGGACCAGGaagtgctgtgctgggtctgtgaCACCACTCCAGAGCACAGGAGCCACCACACAATATCGCTGCAGGAGGCCGCCAGGTGCTACCAG ATAAAGCTCCAGGTGGCACAGGAGCTTGTGAGGAAAGAGCTGGAGGAAGCCTCAACTCAGGAGGCCAATGTGGGGAAGAAAACTGTTATTTGGAAG gaaaaagtggaaatgcaGAGGCAACGCTTCAGGTGGGAGTTTGAAAAGTATCGTGGCTTCCTGGCCCTGGAGGAGCAACTGCAGCTTAGAagactggaggaggaggagcgaGCCACGCTGCAGAAGCTTCGGGAAAGCAAGAACCGGCTGGTTCAGCAGAGCAGGGCCCTGAAGGAGCTGGCAGAGGAGTTGGAGGAGAGGTGCCAGCGACCAGCCCTGGGTCTGCTGGAG ggTGTGGGAGGAGCCTTGAGCCG AAGTAAGAATGTTACACGCCTGGAACCCGAGTCCATCGTTATGGAGCTGAAGACAATGTGTCGCATCCCTGGCATGAGGGAAATGTTGAGAAAGTTCCAAG TTGACATAAAATTGGATCCTGCAACCGCACATCCTAGCCTCCTCTTGACTGCTGATCTGCGCAGTGTGCAGGATGGAGAACTGTGGAGGGATGTCCCCAACAACCCTGAGCGATTTGACACATGGCCCTGTATCCTGGGTTTGCAGAACTTCTCATCAGGGAGGCATTACTGGGAAGTCATGGTGGGAGAAAGAGCAGAATGGGGCTTAGGTGTCTGTCAAGACACAGTGTCAAGAAAGGGGGAAATCACACCATCTCCTGAGAATGGGGTCTGGGCCATGTGGCTTCTGAAGGGAAGTGAGTACATGGTCCTTGCCTCTCCATCAGTTCCTCTCCTCCACCTGGAACGGCCTCGCTGCATTGGGATTTTCTTGGACTATGAAGCAGGGGAAATCTCCTTTTACAACATCACGAATGGGTCTTTTATCTACACGTTCAACCACCTGTTCTCTGGTTTTCTTCGACcttattttttcatctgtgacACAACGCCTCTTATCTTACCACCTATGACAGAAGTGGAATTAGAAAATTGGACATCCAGGGGTCATTCTGACTCTGCCTCTGATATCAGAGATGATTCTTCCTAA
- the LOC102277860 gene encoding olfactory receptor 2W3: MDGTNESNQGNFILLGFSDRPYLERILFVVILIAYLLILVGNTTIILVSWLDPHLHTPMYFFLAHLSFLDLSFTTSSIPQLLYNLSGSDKTISYTGCAIQLFLFLGLGGVECLLLAVMAYDRFVAVCKPLHYMVIMNPRLCLGLVLIAWGCGVANSLAMSPVTLRLPRCGRHSVDHFLCEMPALIRMACVNTAAIEGTVFVLAVGIVLSPLVFILVSYGYIVRAVLQIQSASGRQKAFNTCGSHLTVVSLFYGNIIYMYMQPGNSSSQDQGKFLTLFYNIVTPLLNPLIYTLRNKEVKGALRRLLLHDREKKRVRVKGPDRHL, translated from the coding sequence ATGGATGGGACCAATGAGAGCAACCAGGGAAATTTCATCCTTTTGGGATTTTCTGATCGGCCCTATCTGGAGAGAATCCTTTTTGTGGTTATCTTGATCGCATATCTCCTGATCCTTGTGGGCAACACTACCATCATCCTGGTGTCTTGGCTGGATCCTCACCTCCACactcccatgtacttcttcctcgcCCATCTCTCCTTCCTGGACCTTAGTTTTACCACCAGCTCCATCCCTCAGCTTCTGTATAACTTGAGTGGAAGTGACAAGACCATCAGCTACACAGGCTGTGCCATCCAGCTCTTCCTATTCCTGGGTCTGGGTGGTGTGGAATGTCTACTCCTGGCAGTCATGGCATATGACCGGTTTGTTGCAGTCTGCAAGCCCCTGCACTACATGGTGATCATGAATCCCCGGCTTTGCCTAGGCTTGGTGTTGATAGCCTGGGGCTGTGGGGTGGCCAACTCCTTGGCCATGTCCCCAGTCACCCTACGTTTACCCCGCTGTGGGCGTCACAGTGTGGACCACTTCCTGTGTGAGATGCCTGCCCTGATACGAATGGCCTGTGTGAATACAGCTGCCATTGAGGGCACTGTCTTTGTATTGGCAGTGGGCATTGTACTCTCACCGCTTGTATTTATCCTGGTCTCCTATGGTTACATCGTGAGGGCTGTGTTACAGATTCAGTCAGCGTCAGGCAGGCAAAAGGCCTTCAACACCTGTGGCTCCCATCTCACAGTGGTCTCACTTTTCTACGGAAACATCATTTACATGTACATGCAACCTGGAAACAGCTCCTCCCAGGATCAAGGCAAGTTCCTCACCCTCTTCTACAACATTGTCACCCCACTCCTGAATCCCCTGATCTACACCCTCAGAAACAAAGAGGTGAAGGGGGCATTGAGGAGGTTGTTGCTGCATGACAGGGAGAAGAAAAGAGTAAGAGTGAAAGGACCAGACAGGCATCTCTAG
- the LOC102278418 gene encoding olfactory receptor 11L1: MKSQNLSTVTEFQLLGFQNLLEWQTLLFIIFLFIYFLTMTGNIVIIVVVSQDQRLHSPMYTFLKHLSFLEIWYTSTIVPLLLATLVSQGQAISFHACIAQLYFFVFFGATECFLLAVMAYDRYLAICSPLHYSFLMSPEICTKLVAISWLTGVGTGFLPSLMISKLDFCGPNQINHFFCDLPPLMQLSCSSVYVTEMVIFILSIAVLCICFILTLVSYVFIVSSVLRIPSASGQMKTFSTCGSHLAVVTIYYGTMISMYVRPSAPLSPDINKIISVFYTVVTPLLNPVIYSLRNKDFKNALRKVMRRNCGIYGVRMKENLFIR, translated from the coding sequence ATGAAGTCCCAAAATTTGTCCACTGTTACTGAGTTTCAGCTGCTGGGATTCCAGAACCTTCTTGAGTGGCAGACCTtgctttttatcattttcttgttCATCTACTTCCTCACAATGACAGGGAATATTGTCATTATTGTAGTGGTGAGCCAGGACCAGCGGCTGCACTCACCTATGTACACATTCCTCAAACATCTCTCCTTTCTGGAGATCTGGTATACATCCACCATTGTGCCCCTTCTCCTAGCCACTCTGGTCTCCCAGGGCCAAGCCATCTCCTTCCACGCCTGTATAGCACAGCTCTACTTCTTTGTGTTCTTCGGGGCTACTGAGTGCTTTCTTCTGgctgtgatggcctatgaccgatATCTGGCAATCTGTAGTCCACTGCACTACTCTTTCCTGATGAGTCCTGAGATCTGCACCAAGTTGGTGGCTATCTCTTGGTTGACAGGAGTTGGCACAGGATTTCTGCCCTCTCTAATGATTTCCAAGTTGGATTTTTGTGGGCCCAACCAGATCAATCATTTCTTCTGTGACCTCCCTCCCCTCATGCAGCTCTCTTGTTCCAGTGTTTATGTCACTGAGATGGTCATCTTTATCCTGTCAATTGCTGTGCTGTGCATTTGCTTTATTCTTACACTGGTGTCCTATGTTTTTATTGTATCATCAGTACTGAGAATTCCTTCAGCCTCTGGCCAAATGAAAACCTTTTCCACGTGTGGCTCCCATTTAGCTGTTGTGACTATCTACTATGGAACCATGATCTCCATGTATGTCCGCCCCAGTGCCCCCCTGTCACCAGATATCAACAagattatttctgtcttttacacTGTGGTCACCCCACTGTTGAACCCTGTCATCTACAGCTTGAGGAACAAAGACTTCAAAAATGCTCTTAGAAAAGTCATGAGAAGAAATTGTGGCATTTATGGGGTAAGAATGAAGGAAAATCTCTTTATCagataa